The following proteins are encoded in a genomic region of Nicotiana sylvestris chromosome 4, ASM39365v2, whole genome shotgun sequence:
- the LOC138889661 gene encoding uncharacterized protein — MEKNWEFDNLSLDIPNHIKDIIKKATEYKLLTEKSIFTPPKILINIAWHKPPKGWTKLNIDASYNNVTQKCGLGGTFRNTNGHWIVGFGKSSYASGSLEAELKALLEGLKMAKEWKLDPFAIESDSVEAIQSILQGNMLYDDIVNECRWLMHQQKETILRHTFKQGNNAAHHMEKRRRKNIKA; from the exons ATGGaaaaaaattgggaatttgataATCTTTCTCTTGATATCCCAAACCACATTAAGGACATTATTAAAAAG GCAACTGAATATAAACTCCTTACTGAAAAAAGCATCTTCACTCCTCCTAAAATTCTTATTAATATTGCATGGCACAAACCACCAAAAGGGTGGACTAAGCTTAATATAGATGCTAGCTATAACAATGTTACACAAAAATGTGGTTTGGGAGGTACTTTCAGAAATACTAATGGACACTGGATTGTAGGGTTTGGAAAATCATCATATGCAAGTGGATCACTAGAAGCAGAGTTGAAAGCTCTACTAGAAGGGCTCAAAATGGCTAAGGAATGGAAACTAGACCCGTTTGCAATAGAATCAGATTCTGTGGAGGCTATCCAATCGATCCTTCAAGGAAATATGCTTTATGATGATATTGTTAATGAATGCAGGTGGTTAATGCACCAGCAGAAGGAGACAATCCTCCGACACACATTCAAGCAGGGGAATAATGCTGCTCATCACATGGAAAAAAGGCGAAGAAAGAACATAAAGGCATGA